In Conger conger chromosome 9, fConCon1.1, whole genome shotgun sequence, the genomic stretch TCCACTAATTACTATTATTTAGAATTATTATAAGGAGGAAAAACTAGTTGTCTCTCAGGTGGTCGCGATGTTGGAATTAAAAAAATGGTAAAGCTTGAATTGTGGAATCCAGGGTGTCTGTCTCCACCTAGAGGCCAACAAGCAACACTGCAGCCGTGTTTTCATTCGACTGTGGTCTGTACTCCGACGGCGCTTACACCTAGAGATCTAGCCTGACATGACCATCGAGTAAACTGAAAATTATATAGAAGCCAAGGAAATGTCTAAATAAACTCATTTGCACTATTTAATGAACTCTGGAACATCAGGAACATTAGGACACAGTTCGCTCAGTTCCTGTGCACTTGTCACAGGTAAGGACTGCAGTTACTGTGTTGTCCTTGTTGACATAGGGCGGGGCATCTTGACTACAACGCGGTGTGTTTGTTTCCCGAAGACTGACGGTTAACCTTTGACTTCGGAAGCTTTGAAATAAGGGCACCTCCATAAAGTAGGTGGGTCGtgtgcattcactcacacaattcaCTCAGGAATTATGATATCAATTCAAAGGtataaaaaaacagatttttacaAGGGATCCGTCTCTGTGTTGCACTGTCGCAGACCTGGAtaaaatacgtaattgtttgggattcaaatactgctTCACGCTCTACTGATTTGCTGCTTGTCCGGTGTATTGGGACCTATCAGTACTCTCACAGAGTGCAATCACCACCTTCTGGggctcttggttggctcaatcgcaccaggcgagatcaatcgagcacagagaagcatttaaatcaaaatacAGATTTCCACAAGGGACGCGCTGCTTTTGGTGCGTACGTTCTGCGCGGTCTGTAAGTCACACAGCAGGACTCAGACAGCAGCTCTCGGCACTTCCTCACTGAGGCCTGGTGTGTTACGAGTGCTCTGTACCGCACACGGCAACCTCACACTGAGCTGGGCGTTCATCTTCCGCCCGCAGGAATGCAACTCCCGAGCCTACAGGGACTCTCTTCAGAGTCCTGATCACAGCCCAGCGGACATTTTGCAAAACACTCAAAATTCACTGGAAAAACCAAAacataagtcaatctcaacaagtctTATATTAAGATTTTATATCtcagataaaataaattataatcatGTTTGTGTCAAAAATacagtgaggtgaggtgagttgggttgactcatttcaagacttACCAAAggggtaagaacatttcaccCGTCAAGCAAACTAACCTAACAAGCTAAAATAAAGCACTTGTTTAAGTGGCAGTGTGCCATACTTTATACAGCAATGAACATTAAATTGTTGTCTTATTGTCATTGGAATAAAGGCATTCCAATGTGCTGCAAAGTAAGGGGTGTGGGCACCGTGATGAACTCTAGCACTGGTAACTCCTGTTACCCAACCTCCTGTAGTTTAACAAAGAGCCTGGAATGTCGGAGGTGTGCATAACCCGTGGCACTCCCATTGGCAGGCAGGCCAAAcactgacctttgacctatCCCATCTTCCCGCCCACCCAAGCGGCCAAAACCGGGATTTTTTTTCTGACGCTCATTTCCTGGTCGTGCTGAGAAGCGCGGCTCACTAGCGCCACTGTGGTCGGCTCCGgtataggtcattcagacccgttttcaatgtaaagtcaatggtacaatcGCGgtcaaaataccaaaacaccGAAATATCAAGGTAATTTTTTTCACAGAAGAAAATGTAGTCACAATCAGCGTCTTTTCTTTATCGAATGCCTCCACATGTGCCGATTTTCTTTTAAGTTATTGTGTCATTAGGACATTAGGACAATACAGCTGTATTTTGAagatgaatcagggacagattcagacagggtctctctctctctctctccctctctttctccctctctctcagcagccaattaaggccttgagaacaaggtgtgtggactctctAGCCAAcaaaagactttgaaatgtatcactCGTGCTGacgcacaccaaaaaccagcagacaccgaggccctccaggactggagtttgacacccctgccataGATCGCCAGCGGGCGGCGTAACAGTCTCTGTCCCCAGCATTGCTTCAGGCAGCACTGAAGCTGAAAAACGACAGACAAAAGCATTTGAAACAGAGCTTCTCTTTTTTCCCTCCCACAAGCTTTGTATACAAACCTACACAGAGCTCTCAGTACAGTCAAGGAGCATACAATGCACGTCGTTCACCGACCTATAAAGGATCGTAATTAATATACCGTATTAATAGCCTGTATCAATACATATCATCATCTCGAAGGTTTGGGGAGATGTCAACTTCCCAGACGATggtcggcagccattttgtgccagaacactgCCGGCTCACCAGCTGAGAGGGAGTTACTGTGTGGGCGAATCAGAAGGCTTGGctttgtgaggtcacagttAGCGGATGTGCAGTGAACACCATAGTCcctcaggtgtgtgcaggtgtgcgtgtCGCTGATGTCAACCGGCAGCCCGAAGCTGTGGGTCGGGATGGCTGCGATTACTAACCACATgcaaatggagagagggagagacagagagaaagttatagatatgtgtgtgtgtgtgtgtgttttcaaggACAACTCTTCCCTTCAGTTTTACAGCACAGGCTgagagacataaacacacacacacacacacacacacacagagctgccgtCGTGATAGCCTCTGCCATAAGCCTGCCACTTGCACGTCCCGGATTGGCTGAACCATCCATCCCCTCTAGCAACCGGCCGGGTTCCCATCTCAGGACAGAATCTGCATACACTCAGCAGCTAGCCTTCAGCCACAGATAATGGCTGTATCTGGACGGGTCGAGAGCAGACAACAGCCAAGCTCCTGTCGGTGCAGAGATTGTGAGTGAGAACCCAATCAGTTTCTCAGAAGACAGTGTGTAGGAACAATTTGACCAAAGGGGGAGCTGTTGCGCAATATAAGAGGCACTCAAAATAGCCAAAGGGAGAAACCTATTTTATGTCAATATTTTATCAGGAAacatcgaaccggcaaccctccgactgccagacaactgcgcttactgcctgagccatgtcgccccttctCCTTCTAGCGccaagaaggaacatttaaggggatAGATTTCCAGGTTTCAGGCTACCAACAGCTGACGGAGGAGACCTGAGACTTCACTCGTGTGAAGAATTTAAGGAACATTAGGAACCAGAGGACTCTTCCAATTCAACGGGGCCTGTGTGTCACCTCTGCCCGCCGAGGAATCAAGTGGTGGATTCCTGGACACACTTCCAAAAGGTCTCATCTTTGACTTACAGCAGTagcatggtggttgaatgtgacatttGCCAGcctgtctttaggcaacaacaaaacaaatgcgcataccttttttattattcatttaaatgtattttaaaacatatttttctttgcCTAAATTTCCAAcaataaaagttcacccaaactgtctgggcgtggtaatgagaactgtcaattagctgtgattgacagaccgtgcccccactttccacacattgttgtttgttaccatagctacctccatgataggCACTCATCCTGGGCCAAgttaagacaaaaacagaaaaatagtgTCCTGATGAAAGCAAACTAGTTAGCtacctaacgttagctagctaaatgaatataaccaggAAGTCTAAtagttaatttaaattaaagcaATTAAAGAGAACCTAATATTAGTCAAATATtagcattgtcttgcctggaggccagcagtgcaaactatgggtcacgggggagggataaggggagtggttatcctcttGTGAGGAGAcctacgaggagaacatgctcaaccggttgaaaataggacgatacaTTTAAAGCTTACTTCTCcgaaactaaagaacggacatatttattACTTTCATTGGTGTTTCtccaatgccctcttgtgcaaatagtacataaaaacctagaaagtgtgaccaaccaccatgacACTTCTTCAAGgtcttatttctattattcTTTTGTTAAATGAGACAAAAGAAATTGACAATGAGGCCAGATGAttttactcatttcaaaatttgccaatgaggtaagacaatTTAACATGTCAAACAaagagtaacttaaaacaaggtaatattttccactttagtgaaaaaaaaaaaaaaaaagattttaagttacttattacaagactaaataACCTTAAGACAGACATATTTGCAGTGTTCCCTCAGGACATTTTCAGAAGGCTGGTccccaaacaaagcacaaatCTCACGGTGATTCTGAGTTTCCCTTAACTACTAAAGAAGAAGATAAGTTCTTACTTAGAACTTAAGTAGTAACTATTGCACAGCCATGTAAATattcaacaaacaaatcatAAAGAATGTTGATTTGTGACATTTGAACAAGAAACCCGCCCTTCATTCATGAAGACATCAGGCCTTACAGGAGACAGCTACATACGAGCTGTTCAGGACCCCAGTTGGCTTCTGGGTCCACCTGGACAAGACTTTGTTCAAGGTAGCCTTTAGCAATTAGCAATGACAATATAATCAGTATAGCATGACACCACCCGTTGAATATATACATTTCACTCCGACACCTTACAGCGCTAGTCATCCTCTTCTCAAAGAAAGGGCAGTCAAACAACGGATATTTACCATGGGAAAGTCCTTTTGGGAAAAGCCCTTCATTtgaatacattcatattttctaCAGCACACGTTTCTGGCAGTACAGCAGTATAGAACATGAGAGGGAATCtacgataaaatataaaagTCTGGAGATGCTGACGAGCCATAAAAGTTTTACCCCTGAGCCGGCAGTCCCCTCTGGGCAGAAAACAACCAGCTCAGATTTTTTGCCAGGTTCTTCtttacttcttcttcttcttcttcttctgctgtagcaaGTAAATGCAAAATCTAGCAaacttcaccccccccccccaccacagtccccagtgCTCTTAGACCCCAGGACAATGtacaaaaaaggcaaaaaaaacggATCTTCTTGTGCTTATAGAGAgtagaaaacacacaaactatagCATGAGAGGGCAGAAAGACTGTGCCATCTTTCAGACAGTAACAGAGATAACAGAGTAACAGAGTAACAGCAGCCATGGAGAAAGTTCCAGTGTCTCTCCATTGCCATACTACGCCGTCCCAAATGAGGAAATAGACAAAAcacggagaaaaaaaaaaaaaaaaaaaggcgacAAAGTCAGGCATCTCCTAAGACCGCTAAGCTTGTACTGAGGACCCCAGCGTTCCGGAAGGGCCGGTTTTAAGAAAGCACTCTTGAAGGaggagtacccggagggaaGAACAGcatgaaggaaagaaaaaaagagtgacggccaggtttcaaaaagccaCAAAACCTGAACTTCACTCCTCTCCAAGCCCCACGGCCCCCACCCCCTATTTTCAGGGgcagtttgggggtggggggggacagCCTCAACAGGGATTGGGGAAATGGGTGAAAGGGACGAGTCTGTGATTGGACATCGCAAGGTGGGGGGCTCAGGCCTTGCTAAAGGGGGGGTGTGGGTTTTTCAGTTTGAGGCCTTGTTAAAGGTGTAGGGAGGTGCGTTTTCAGGCCTAGttgaggggggtttgggggctgggtggaggtgtgttaggggctgggtggaggtgtgttaggggctgggtggtgttgggggctgggtggaggtgtgttgGGGGCTGGGCGGTGTTGGGGgctgggtggaggtgtgttgGGGGCTGGATGGAGGCGTGTTGGGGGCTGGCTGGGCGGTGTTAGGGgctgggtggaggtgtgttaggggctgggtgcaggtgtgttaggGGCTGGCTGGAGGTGTGTTGGGGGCTGGGCGGTGTTGGGGgctgggtggaggtgtgttaggggctgggtggtgttgggggctgggtggaggtgtgttAGGGGCTGGGCGGTGTTGGGGgctgggtggaggtgtgttAGGGGCTGGCTGGGCGGAGGTGTTGGGGGCTGGGCGGTGTTGGGGGCTGGCTGGAGGTGTGTTAGGGGCTGGGCGGTGTTAGGGgctgggtggaggtgtgttAGGGGCTGGGTGGAGGCGTGTTGGGGgctgggtggaggtgtgttAGGGGCTGGGCGGTGTTGGGGgctgggtggaggtgtgttaggggctgggtggaggtgtgttgGGGGCTGGGCGGTGTTGGGGgctgggtggaggtgtgttaggggctgggtggaggtgtgttgGGGGCTGGCTGGGCGGTGTTGGGGgctgggtggaggtgtgttgGGGGCTGGGTGAAGGCGTGTTGGGGGCTGGGCGGTGTTGGgggctgggtggtgttgggggctgggtggaggtgtgttaggggctgggtggaggtgtgttAGGGGCTGGCTGGGCAGTGTTGGGGGCTGGGCGGGGGCGTGTTAGGGGCTGGCTGGGCGGAGGCGTGTTGGGGgctgggtggaggtgtgttaagggctgggtggaggtgtgttgGGGGCTGGCTGGGCGGTGTTGGGGGCTGGGTGGAGGCGTGTTGGGGGCTGGGCGGTGTTGGgggctgggtggtgttgggggctgGGCGGGGGCGTGTTAGGGGCTGGCTGGGTGGAGGCGCGTTGGGCACGCTCTCAGGCCTTGTTGAAGGCGGCCAGCACGGCCCAGATCATCTGGCAGGCCTGGGGCTTGCGGCCCTCGGTGTCGGGGTCCCCGTCCAGCAGGGCGCGCGAGCGGGAGGAGGCCACCTCGTAGCGCTCGTCGGGCAGCGGCGtgagcgccccctccaggacgtCGCTGGCGTGCGCCAGCACCAGCAGCGCCAGCGCGCGGCGGTCCATGCGCTGCGTGTCGTTCACCCAGCGCTCCAGCAGGCTCTCCTGCACCCGGCGCACCAGCCGCTGCTTCTCCGTGCCGTTGGTCACCGGGTGCGTGGTCATGTCGAACAGCAGGAAGTTCTGCTTCTCCGTGGTCAGGATGCCCTTCTCCACCAGGTTCTTCGCCAGCCGCTCCCGCACGTTCCGCAGCTGGAAGTGCAGCTTCATGGGGTTCCACGTCTCGCCTGGTCGCCGGGGGAGACGCGCGCGGGGAACGCCAAGGAAAGAAAGCGCCGTGTTACAGACGGCCATCGCActtcattaaattacattatattacattagattattggcatttggcagacgctcttatccagagtgacgtacagttgattagactaagcagaagacaatccccccctggagaagtaagggccttgctcaagggcccaacggctgtgagacATTATCCCACGATAAGTCCCAACTTAGCAAAACCAAACCACCTTGTTTACATTTGGTTGATTCACGGTATCAGAGATACGGCAACCTCGTAACCGAGCAACACATGATTAGCACTGTGTAACTCAAAGTTATCGTTTGATTTTAAGGAACTAAATATTTGAACATTTACAAATGTTATGGTAGACTTTAAAAGGCGTAGTGCATCCGTTGGCTTCCGAGCGTGTTGGACAGCAACCCAAGCAGACCTGCAGGCATACTGAAGCGTCTGTCCAGGTCTGGAACCCACGACCCTCCCGGTGCACGGGGCCTCACCTGTGAGGAGGTCGATCCAGCTCTGCACGGTCTCCGGGGGCTCAGTGGCCTTCATGTGTTTCAGGGTCTCGTCCAGGAGCACGTCTCCGGTGGGGGCGGCTGACTTTACCAGCACCTGGAGGGACGGGGGGGGTCTCTGTTAGCGCTCAAAAGTCCACACAGACCGTACCGGCCAATTACGTTCTCTGTTCTCGGCGTTCTGCTGCGGGACCGTCCTCGTTAACTCATTAATGAAAGGGGGTTCCcatcttttatttaattcaaagacaagctgaaatctaaattcactttttccactCTATTTTTCcgaaaccattaaggtatacattccaaaaaaaatctaattgtaatacttgtgtattttccatccacttcctgaaaAACTAGATATTACAAGAGTTTACGTCATCATGTACCAGTGGGCATGCATGTCGATAAAATGTCCGTTAATtgtgttcccctccaatcaatatccgtTTCACAAAGGGGGGCACATCCTCGTTTGATCGACTCCCCACCATTCCCCAAAACATATCATGGAGGCTAATGCCCCGCCCACCTTCCATCTTAGGACCCCTAATCCTAATgactgacattttacatttatacaaCAGCGCGATAGCTATTTACAACCCCAGCGCATGAAATCCTGCCAAAACCGACCTGTCGTTGAAGATTTAGTACAATGTAAACGCGTATGAATTATAGCAATTATATAAACTCTCCAATTCAACACGTTGAGTCTCCTGGGAATATTTGAACATTCTTCAGCTGTACAGGACATGCATACGGTCAACTGAAGTGATAAAAtgctccatttcatgttttatggATCTATAAAACTGCTACGGCAACACAAAATTGAGTGTGTACTGTGAAAAGCATCACAGCCTTATCAAGAGCCCAGCAACAGCAGTAGTTAGCTCATAGCAATACAAACATCTGTGTCAAGTTTATAGGAGAGCGAAATGTGTTTAAGATTTACTATTGATTTACAAATCGGCATAGACGATAGCCGATTAGCAACACGGCGTCCCATCACAAGCGCTAACTATGGGGAACAGCCTAAAAGAAAGCGGAACGGTAATGAATGGACCGTTGGCAGACTCGCGCATCTCAGGCTGGCGATATGTCATGGTATCacagaacagagacagagacgatGGACTTTCTCCGGTTAAGATAAACCTGTGGAATAACGACGTAGGCGCTTTAAACTTGTTCTCCGTACAGGCTCGGTGTCCAGGTGCTTCAAAGACACGGAGAATGTGGAACTTCTTTTTAAGTTTTACGTTTTGACACGGACATTGCAAACAATCGTCTGAATCCCCCCTCTTATAGATTTTTCTTTCCGGTGCTTCAAAGGCAGAGTACGTGGAACGAGTTATTACATTCAACGTTCTGACACCCACATTGCAAACACTTTTATTTCCAGAAGGCTTGATCTTGTTTGTCTAGTCTGTCACTCAGCGCTAGGTTTGGCATAGAATTTAGCGTTGCTAGGCAATTTGACACCACATATCAGCGGCATGCTGAACATGTGTGGGTCCGTCAAcaggacaataaaatatattgaattgtatttattacattacattacattaatggcatttggcagacgctcttatccagagcgacgtacaacaaagttcatacccataaccagggataagtgcgctgaaagaacctagagggaagtacaatttcaactgctacctgtacaacaaagattggcctatttgaattttttattttatttttttaaacaaacaaagcaaaagtagcCAAACTTAACttgccaaacactgcttacctagcaaaactaaaaataccaatacacaaaaaagtaaatcacagaaagacaacaattaaggttcacagggagggacggggagaggtgctgcttgaagaggtgcgtcttcagtttgcgcttgaaggtggggagagattctacagttatgacctcaacggggagttcattccaccaccgtggagccagaacagacagtagttgtgagcgtgatgtggaggttcggagagggggaggtgccaagcggcctgtggaggctgaacgaagaggtctggcaggggtgtagggtctgatgattttttgtaggtaagctggggaagaccccttaacggcttggaaggctagcaccaatgttttgaatttgatgcgagccatgacaggca encodes the following:
- the LOC133136641 gene encoding Golgi phosphoprotein 3-like A codes for the protein MSGLTLRNRRTEAVIVRREEDDDDDAGRGDHPEEDQDDSKDIRLTLMEEILLLGLKDKEGYTSFWNDCISSGLRGCILIELALRGRVQLEPVTLRKKSLLDRKVLVKSAAPTGDVLLDETLKHMKATEPPETVQSWIDLLTGETWNPMKLHFQLRNVRERLAKNLVEKGILTTEKQNFLLFDMTTHPVTNGTEKQRLVRRVQESLLERWVNDTQRMDRRALALLVLAHASDVLEGALTPLPDERYEVASSRSRALLDGDPDTEGRKPQACQMIWAVLAAFNKA